A single genomic interval of Heterodontus francisci isolate sHetFra1 chromosome 45, sHetFra1.hap1, whole genome shotgun sequence harbors:
- the LOC137356500 gene encoding zinc finger protein 585A-like, producing the protein MAATHDNPLFPCNVPKMEIEAWKSEPVEPAAVMPVADSPATALELPSVPGRPHRCLSCPRSFRYPSQLKLHQRTHLREKTFRCPDCPEHFASRHGLSRHRQVHQDPGPWRCVVCAKEFAKARSLADHRRLHTAERPYRCSLCGKAFLYPSQLAKHRQAHTGERPCKCPVCGKGFSVSSVLQRHQLIHTGERPHQCPDCGKAFTQSSHLKTHRRLHTGERPFACSLCGTAFRAASTLAKHQLAHARPGPHRCGSCGKEFARLDSLRAHERAHSAPAKALQCRLCERRFPYPSLLRAHERAHGGGLPRAYQCSFCPRAFPYPSQLAMHRRMHTGERPFRCGLCGKGFTVPSKLRSHQHVHTGDKPFKCTACGKGFTQSSALLRHQHIHTGERLYRCGECGRSFSQSSHLKAHQRTHGAAAGESGGRPPQAPAEGGPFICTACGKGFSRFRSVAAHRCCQGSQPAVHQCGFCPRAFRYPSQLTLHQRVHTGERPFPCSLCGKGFSVPSKLRAHQLTHTGERPFRCTLCSKGFTQSSALLRHQHTHTGEGRSHPCGGCGRPFRWLAHLRAHQRAPGSLCGQAEVPEERPCACPHCPKRFRYPSQLALHQAVHTGERPYPCGLCGRAFASSSKLGAHQRLRHGPGGGASAGDRPRRQERAQGQGPGEGRGPRTHQCQFCPKHFLYPSRLALHQRVHTGERPFRCGLCGKGFSVSSALLRHRLIHAGERPYECNLCGKAFTQSSHLKTHRRVHSRPRPQASFQCEECGKAFRAQSSLLKHQGSHREASGPGKSRRRRLQPGERPHQCPVCPKAFRYPSQLRAHQRAHAGGRASGEAGEGVADRRPPKPEHQCPLCHKLFRYPSQAAKHQLAHTGERPCVCTLCGKSFAVSSALRRHRLIHTGERPYRCAECGRAFTQSSHLKTHRQRVHQQPGHRPSPRTGPQAQPCLPPSTASGEHPPSLPRDSDRPLPTAPSP; encoded by the coding sequence ATTTCCCTGTAACGTGCCGAAAATGGAGATCGAGGCCTGGAAGTCTGAACCTGTGGAACCTGCGGCTGTGATGCCAGTTGCCGACAGTCCAGCCACTGCTCTGGAGCTGCCCTCGGTCCCAGGCCGACCTCACCGCTGCCTGTCTTGCCCCAGGTCCTTCCGTTATCCGTCGCAGTTGAAGTTGCACCAGCGGACCCACTTGCGCGAGAAGACGTTCAGGTGCCCGGACTGCCCCGAGCATTTCGCCTCCCGGCATGGCCTTTCCCGTCACCGCCAAGTGCACCAGGACCCAGGCCCCTGGCGCTGCGTGGTCTGCGCCAAGGAGTTCGCCAAGGCCCGCTCGCTGGCTGACCATCGGCGGCTGCACACGGCCGAGCGGCCTTACCGCTGCAGCCTGTGTGGCAAGGCCTTCCTGTACCCATCGCAGCTCGCCAAGCACCGCCAGGCGCACACTGGCGAGCGGCCCTGCAAGTGCCCCGTCTGCGGCAAGGGCTTCTCCGTCTCCTCGGTGCTGCAGCGGCACCAGCTGATCCACACGGGCGAGAGGCCGCACCAGTGCCCCGACTGCGGCAAGGCCTTCACGCAGTCCTCGCACCTGAAGACCCACCGGCGGCTGCACACCGGCGAGAGGCCGTTTGCCTGCAGCCTGTGCGGCACCGCCTTCCGGGCAGCCTCCACTCTGGCCAAGCACCAGCTGGCGCACGCCCGGCCGGGCCCCCACCGCTGCGGCTCCTGCGGCAAAGAGTTCGCCCGCCTGGACTCGCTGCGGGCACACGAGCGGGCGCACTCGGCCCCCGCCAAGGCCCTGCAGTGCCGCCTGTGTGAGCGGCGCTTCCCCTACCCGTCGCTGCTGCGGGCGCACGAGCGGGCGCACGGCGGAGGCCTGCCTCGGGCCTACCAGTGCAGCTTCTGCCCGCGGGCTTTCCCCTACCCCTCGCAGCTGGCCATGCACCGGCGCatgcacaccggggagaggcccttCCGCTGCGGCCTGTGTGGGAAAGGCTTCACCGTCCCCTCCAAGCTGCGCTCGCACCAGCACGTCCACACGGGCGACAAGCCCTTCAAGTGCACGGCCTGCGGCAAAGGCTTCACCCAGTCCTCGGCCCTCCTGCGGCACCAGCACATCCACACCGGCGAACGGCTGTACCGCTGCGGCGAGTGCGGGCGCTCCTTCAGCCAGTCCTCCCACCTCAAGGCCCACCAGAGGACGCACGGGGCGGCGGCCGGGGAGTCGGGGGGACGCCCCCCGCAGGCGCCGGCCGAGGGCGGCCCCTTCATCTGCACGGCCTGCGGCAAGGGCTTCAGCCGCTTCCGATCGGTGGCAGCCCACCGTTGCTGCCAGGGCAGCCAGCCGGCCGTGCACCAGTGCGGTTTCTGCCCGCGGGCTTTCCGCTACCCGTCGCAGCTGACTCTCCACCAGCGGGTCCACACCGGCGAGCGCCCCTTCCCCTGCAGCCTGTGCGGGAAAGGCTTCTCCGTCCCCTCCAAGCTGAGGGCCCACCAGCTCACCCACACCGGCGAGCGGCCCTTCCGCTGCACCCTCTGCAGTAAGGGCTTCACCCAGTCCTCGGCCCTGCTCCGCCACCAGCACACCCACACGGGCGAGGGGAGGTCCCACCCCTGCGGTGGCTGCGGCCGGCCCTTCCGCTGGCTGGCCCACCTGCGGGCCCACCAGCGGGCGCCGGGGAGCCTGTGCGGGCAGGCCGAGGTCCCGGAGGAGCGGCCCTGCGCCTGCCCGCACTGCCCCAAGCGCTTCCGCTACCCGTCGCAGCTGGCGCTGCACCAGGCCGTGCACACGGGCGAGCGGCCCTACCCCTGCGGCCTCTGCGGCCGGGCCTTTGCCTCCTCCTCCAAGCTGGGGGCCCACCAGAGGCTGCGGCACGGGCCTGGGGGCGGGGCCTCGGCCGGGGACAGGCCCAGGAGGCAGGAGAGGGCTCAGGGTCAGGGCCCCGGGGAGGGCCGGGGCCCCCGCACCCACCAGTGCCAGTTCTGCCCCAAGCACTTCCTCTACCCGTCCCGCCTGGCCCTGCACCAGCGGGTCCACACGGGCGAGCGGCCCTTCCGCTGTGGCCTTTGCGGAAAAGGCTTCTCCGTCTCCTCGGCCCTGCTCCGGCACCGGCTGATCCACGCCGGCGAGAGGCCCTACGAGTGCAACCTGTGTGGCAAGGCTTTCACCCAGTCCTCCCACCTCAAGACTCACCGGCGGGTGCACTCTCGGCCCAGGCCCCAGGCCTCCTTCCAGTGCGAGGAGTGTGGCAAAGCCTTCCGGGCTCAGAGCAGCCTGCTGAAGCACCAGGGCTCCCACCGCGAGGCCTCAGGCCCGGGCAAGTCCCGTCGGCGGAGGCTACAGCCTGGGGAGAGACCGCACCAGTGCCCGGTCTGCCCCAAGGCGTTCCGTTACCCCTCCCAGCTCCGGGCGCACCAGAGGGCCCACGCTGGGGGCAGAGCCTCAGGCGAGGCGGGGGAGGGGGTTGCCGACCGCCGGCCCCCTAAGCCCGAGCACCAGTGCCCGCTCTGCCACAAGCTCTTCCGCTACCCGTCGCAGGCTGCCAAGCACCAGCTGGCCCACACGGGCGAGCGGCCTTGTGTGTGCACCCTCTGCGGGAAGTCCTTCGCTGTCTCATCCGCTCTCCGCCGTCACCGGCTCATCCACACCGGTGAGAGACCCTACCGCTGTGCCGAGTGCGGCCGGGCCTTCACCCAGTCCTCTCACCTCAAGACCCACCGACAGAGGGTCCACCAGCAGCCCGGGCACAGGCCCAGTCCCAGGACCGGGCCCCAGGCTCAGCCCTGCCTCCCACCGAGCACAGCCTCTGGGGAGcatcccccttccctccccagAGACTCTGacaggcctcttcccactgccccgTCACCGTAG